The following proteins are co-located in the Carassius gibelio isolate Cgi1373 ecotype wild population from Czech Republic chromosome A21, carGib1.2-hapl.c, whole genome shotgun sequence genome:
- the LOC127942129 gene encoding semaphorin-4D isoform X1: MNQYSPLDAMAFKGNLTLPKIPESNMALSVLGVFLGLLLEVSTHGPSSVPRSSWKHDDVDLLEFWEPDVFNYTTLLLSEERGVLYVGAREAVYELNMSNVSVKSNQLPWKVPEREKAMCILKGKSKETDCRNYIRVLQVLDEDTLYVCGTHAFQPLCDYLSLQGFSLQDRGEDGRGKCSFDPAQSFTSVMVDGELYSGTAYNFLGSEPIISRSSPSQSLLRTEYSTSWLNEPSFVFADVIREGQDSPDGDDDKIYYFFTEVSVEYEFFGKLLIPRIARVCKGDLGGQRTLQKKWTSFLKAKLVCSMPELNFVFNVVHDVFILKAAHWRDTIIYGVFTSQWGNVGLSAVCAYNMSSVHEVFSKGKFMQKATVEQSHTKWVRFNGIPPSPRPGACISRLNRRQNISSSLQLPDKTLQFVKDHPLLEDPVLPIGNGPRLITKDVNYTQIAVERVQALDGNIYDVIFTGTDKGFLHKSLLLDGEVHTVEEIQLLKNAEPIKTLLLSSRGSRFLYAGSDSGVVQSPTAFCEKNPSCVDCVLARDPYCAWDPRSAACVNIFQQDADRRKLFQSLKGDAGICPTAARLAVSEYRQVLVKPGASVDLSCPVRSNLAQVLWKLDGRVLTEASRFLLLEENGLLIYSVTPEDAGRYECWSIESSAGKNFTRLVMGYTLRLELPENVPSVSASTITPEEGNDGDGSGLTPAHTDAPSLTTPPSVAFKPRSYIPPEVSNVPTRTETLDPSAKQIQDDISVALLLLFLLFFLLFLAALAYNCYKGYLPEPCLRVRSALLGSDKTPPQSKYATCEAGLTEKTDRNGAHPLRPLRDTGYETEPETGNGGVPSSSFEDTSDSPMFDVQSASQSIEYADGDATD; the protein is encoded by the exons ATGAATCAGTATTCGCCGCTCGATGCCATGGCGTTCAA AGGAAACCTCACGCTGCCGAAGATCCCGGAGTCTAACATGGCTCTGAGCGTGTTAGGTGTGTTTCTGGGATTGCTTCTGGAAGTTTCCACACATGGACCCTCCAGCGTTCCCAGAAGCTCATGGAAGCACGACG atgTGGATCTGCTGGAGTTCTGGGAGCCGGATGTGTTTAACTACACGACTCTCCTGCTGAGCGAGGAGCGCGGCGTGCTGTATGTCGGCGCTCGAGAGGCCGTCTACGAGCTCAACATGAGCAACGTGTCGGTCAAGAGCAACCAG CTTCCGTGGAAAGTTCCCGAGAGAGAGAAGGCGATGTGTATTTTAAAGGGGAAGTCTAAAGAG ACGGACTGTCGAAACTACATTCGAGTTTTGCAAGTGCTGGATGAAGACACGCTGTATGTGTGCGGGACTCACGCGTTTCAACCCCTCTGTGATTATCTG TCCCTGCAGGGCTTCAGTTTGCAGGATCGAGGAGAGGACGGTCGGGGGAAATGTTCCTTCGACCCGGCTCAGAGCTTCACCAGCGTGATGGTCG ACGGCGAGTTGTACTCGGGAACGGCGTATAACTTCCTGGGCAGCGAGCCGATCATCTCCAGATCTTCTCCGTCTCAGAGTCTGCTGCGCACGGAGTATTCAACGTCCTGGCTCAACG AGCCCAGTTTCGTCTTCGCCGATGTGATCCGAGAAGGACAGGACAGTCCGGACGGAGACGATGATAAGATCTACTACTTCTTCACCGAGGTGTCGGTGGAGTACGAGTTCTTCGGGAAGCTGCTGATTCCCAGAATCGCACGCGTTTGTAAG GGCGATCTGGGCGGTCAGCGCACGCTGCAGAAGAAGTGGACGTCCTTTCTGAAGGCCAAACTGGTCTGCTCCATGCCAGAGCTCAACTTTGTCTTCAATGTGGTTCACGACGTGTTTATTCTGAAAGCAGCGCACTGGAGAGACACCATCATCTACGGGGTCTTCACATCTCAGTg ggggaatGTCGGTCTGTCCGCCGTCTGTGCGTATAACATGAGCTCAGTGCACGAGGTTTTCTCCAAAGGGAAGTTCATGCAGAAGGCCACGGTGGAACAGTCCCACACCAAGTGGGTTCGGTTTAACGGCATCCCCCCGAGTCCCAGACCAGGAGCG TGCATCAGCCGTCTGAACCGCAGACAGAACATCAGCTCGTCGCTCCAGCTGCCCGACAAGACGCTTCAGTTCGTGAAGGACCATCCTCTGCTGGAGGACCCGGTTCTGCCCATCGGGAACGGCCCGCGCCTCATCACCAAAGACGTCAACTACACACAGATCGCCGTCGAGAGAGTTCAGGCGCTCGATGGAAACATCTATGACGTCATTTTCACCGGCACCG ACAAAGGTTTTCTTCATAAATCTCTGCTGTTGGACGGCGAGGTTCACACGGTGGAGGAAATCCAGCTGCTGAAGAACGCGGAGCCGATTAAAACCCTCCTGCTCTCCTCACGAGGG AGCCGGTTCCTGTACGCTGGATCGGACTCAGGAGTGGTTCAGTCTCCCACAGCGTTCTGTGAGAAGAACCCGTCCTGTGTGGACTGTGTTCTGGCGCGGGACCCTTACTGCGCCTGGGACCCGCGCTCGGCCGCCTGCGTTAATATTTTCCAGCAGGATGCCGACCGACG gAAGTTGTTTCAGAGTCTCAAAGGGGATGCTGGGATATGTCCTACAG CGGCTCGTCTGGCGGTGAGCGAGTATCGGCAGGTGTTGGTGAAGCCGGGTGCTTCTGTCGATCTGTCGTGTCCGGTGCGCTCAAACCTGGCTCAGGTGTTGTGGAAGCTGGACGGCCGTGTCCTGACCGAAGCCTCACGCTTCCTCCTGCTGGAGGAGAACGGGCTGCTGATCTACAGCGTGACGCCGGAGGACGCCGGCCGCTACGAGTGCTGGTCCATCGAATCATCCGCGGGAAAGAACTTCACCCGTCTGGTGATGGGATACACGCTTCGACTGGAGCTTCCCGAGAACGTGCCGTCCGTATCCGCGTCTACGATCACACCGGAGGAAGGTAATGATGGAGACGGCTCTGGACTAACGCCGGCTCACACGGACGCTCCCTCACTAACAACCCCTCCCAGCGTCGCCTTTAAACCCAGATCCTACATCCCTCCGGAGGTCAGCAACGTACCGACGCGCACCGAGACGCTCGACCCCTCGGCGAAACAGATTCAGGATGACATCAGCGTCGCTCTGCTGTTGCTCTTCCTGCTTTTCTTCCTGCTCTTCCTCGCCGCTTTGGCGTACAACTGTTACAAGGGGTACCTTCCAGAGCCATGTCTCCGTGTGCGGTCCGCGCTGCTCGGCTCCGACAAAACGCCGCCGCAGTCCAAGTACGCAACATGTGAGGCTGGGCTCACGGAAAAGACGGATCGGAACGGAGCGCATCCGCTGCGTCCTCTCAGAGACACCGGATACGAGACGGAGCCGGAAACAGGGAACGGTGGAGTCCCGTCCAGCAGCTTCGAGGACACCAGTGATAGTCCCATGTTCGACGTGCAGTCCGCGTCGCAGTCGATCGAATACGCAGACGGCGACGCGACGGACTGA
- the LOC127942129 gene encoding semaphorin-4D isoform X3, whose translation MNQYSPLDAMAFKGNLTLPKIPESNMALSVLGVFLGLLLEVSTHGPSSVPRSSWKHDDVDLLEFWEPDVFNYTTLLLSEERGVLYVGAREAVYELNMSNVSVKSNQLPWKVPEREKAMCILKGKSKETDCRNYIRVLQVLDEDTLYVCGTHAFQPLCDYLSLQGFSLQDRGEDGRGKCSFDPAQSFTSVMVDGELYSGTAYNFLGSEPIISRSSPSQSLLRTEYSTSWLNEPSFVFADVIREGQDSPDGDDDKIYYFFTEVSVEYEFFGKLLIPRIARVCKGDLGGQRTLQKKWTSFLKAKLVCSMPELNFVFNVVHDVFILKAAHWRDTIIYGVFTSQWGNVGLSAVCAYNMSSVHEVFSKGKFMQKATVEQSHTKWVRFNGIPPSPRPGACISRLNRRQNISSSLQLPDKTLQFVKDHPLLEDPVLPIGNGPRLITKDVNYTQIAVERVQALDGNIYDVIFTGTDKGFLHKSLLLDGEVHTVEEIQLLKNAEPIKTLLLSSRGSRFLYAGSDSGVVQSPTAFCEKNPSCVDCVLARDPYCAWDPRSAACVNIFQQDADRRKLFQSLKGDAGICPTAARLAVSEYRQVLVKPGASVDLSCPVRSNLAQVLWKLDGRVLTEASRFLLLEENGLLIYSVTPEDAGRYECWSIESSAGKNFTRLVMGYTLRLELPENVPSVSASTITPEEEPSSFPSSGARLIPPLLTEQSWSVHPHQAFLLFCLALGPRDVSVEWHINGQKLETRVTEYRHVVSHDAVLVSSWLKEEALTKDVQYECTAVSEAGSDASKVDLRLSRDEAVERWRTALTDHNTLLQQWKKAWESCDGQGVL comes from the exons ATGAATCAGTATTCGCCGCTCGATGCCATGGCGTTCAA AGGAAACCTCACGCTGCCGAAGATCCCGGAGTCTAACATGGCTCTGAGCGTGTTAGGTGTGTTTCTGGGATTGCTTCTGGAAGTTTCCACACATGGACCCTCCAGCGTTCCCAGAAGCTCATGGAAGCACGACG atgTGGATCTGCTGGAGTTCTGGGAGCCGGATGTGTTTAACTACACGACTCTCCTGCTGAGCGAGGAGCGCGGCGTGCTGTATGTCGGCGCTCGAGAGGCCGTCTACGAGCTCAACATGAGCAACGTGTCGGTCAAGAGCAACCAG CTTCCGTGGAAAGTTCCCGAGAGAGAGAAGGCGATGTGTATTTTAAAGGGGAAGTCTAAAGAG ACGGACTGTCGAAACTACATTCGAGTTTTGCAAGTGCTGGATGAAGACACGCTGTATGTGTGCGGGACTCACGCGTTTCAACCCCTCTGTGATTATCTG TCCCTGCAGGGCTTCAGTTTGCAGGATCGAGGAGAGGACGGTCGGGGGAAATGTTCCTTCGACCCGGCTCAGAGCTTCACCAGCGTGATGGTCG ACGGCGAGTTGTACTCGGGAACGGCGTATAACTTCCTGGGCAGCGAGCCGATCATCTCCAGATCTTCTCCGTCTCAGAGTCTGCTGCGCACGGAGTATTCAACGTCCTGGCTCAACG AGCCCAGTTTCGTCTTCGCCGATGTGATCCGAGAAGGACAGGACAGTCCGGACGGAGACGATGATAAGATCTACTACTTCTTCACCGAGGTGTCGGTGGAGTACGAGTTCTTCGGGAAGCTGCTGATTCCCAGAATCGCACGCGTTTGTAAG GGCGATCTGGGCGGTCAGCGCACGCTGCAGAAGAAGTGGACGTCCTTTCTGAAGGCCAAACTGGTCTGCTCCATGCCAGAGCTCAACTTTGTCTTCAATGTGGTTCACGACGTGTTTATTCTGAAAGCAGCGCACTGGAGAGACACCATCATCTACGGGGTCTTCACATCTCAGTg ggggaatGTCGGTCTGTCCGCCGTCTGTGCGTATAACATGAGCTCAGTGCACGAGGTTTTCTCCAAAGGGAAGTTCATGCAGAAGGCCACGGTGGAACAGTCCCACACCAAGTGGGTTCGGTTTAACGGCATCCCCCCGAGTCCCAGACCAGGAGCG TGCATCAGCCGTCTGAACCGCAGACAGAACATCAGCTCGTCGCTCCAGCTGCCCGACAAGACGCTTCAGTTCGTGAAGGACCATCCTCTGCTGGAGGACCCGGTTCTGCCCATCGGGAACGGCCCGCGCCTCATCACCAAAGACGTCAACTACACACAGATCGCCGTCGAGAGAGTTCAGGCGCTCGATGGAAACATCTATGACGTCATTTTCACCGGCACCG ACAAAGGTTTTCTTCATAAATCTCTGCTGTTGGACGGCGAGGTTCACACGGTGGAGGAAATCCAGCTGCTGAAGAACGCGGAGCCGATTAAAACCCTCCTGCTCTCCTCACGAGGG AGCCGGTTCCTGTACGCTGGATCGGACTCAGGAGTGGTTCAGTCTCCCACAGCGTTCTGTGAGAAGAACCCGTCCTGTGTGGACTGTGTTCTGGCGCGGGACCCTTACTGCGCCTGGGACCCGCGCTCGGCCGCCTGCGTTAATATTTTCCAGCAGGATGCCGACCGACG gAAGTTGTTTCAGAGTCTCAAAGGGGATGCTGGGATATGTCCTACAG CGGCTCGTCTGGCGGTGAGCGAGTATCGGCAGGTGTTGGTGAAGCCGGGTGCTTCTGTCGATCTGTCGTGTCCGGTGCGCTCAAACCTGGCTCAGGTGTTGTGGAAGCTGGACGGCCGTGTCCTGACCGAAGCCTCACGCTTCCTCCTGCTGGAGGAGAACGGGCTGCTGATCTACAGCGTGACGCCGGAGGACGCCGGCCGCTACGAGTGCTGGTCCATCGAATCATCCGCGGGAAAGAACTTCACCCGTCTGGTGATGGGATACACGCTTCGACTGGAGCTTCCCGAGAACGTGCCGTCCGTATCCGCGTCTACGATCACACCGGAGGAAG AGCCCAGCTCTTTCCCCTCGTCCGGGGCTCGTCTGATTCCTCCTCTGCTGACGGAGCAGTCCTGGAGCGTTCACCCTCACCAGGCCTTTCTGCTCTTCTGCCTGGCCCTGG GTCCTAGAGATGTAAGTGTTGAGTGGCACATAAACGGGCAGAAGCTCGAGACTCGCGTCACTGAATACAGACATGTGGTTTCCCATGATGCCGTGCTGGTGAGCAGCTGGCTGAAGGAGGAGGCTTTGACTAAAGACGTCCAGTACGAGTGTACAGCGGTGTCTGAAGCAGGAAGTGATGCGTCTAAAGTGGACCTGCGGCTCAGCAGAG ACGAGGCTGTGGAGCGCTGGAGAACCGCTCTGACCGACCACAACACACTCCTGCAGCAGTGGAAGAAAGCATGG GAGAGCTGTGATGGACAAGGTGTTCTCTGA
- the LOC127942129 gene encoding semaphorin-4D isoform X2 — protein sequence MALSVLGVFLGLLLEVSTHGPSSVPRSSWKHDDVDLLEFWEPDVFNYTTLLLSEERGVLYVGAREAVYELNMSNVSVKSNQLPWKVPEREKAMCILKGKSKETDCRNYIRVLQVLDEDTLYVCGTHAFQPLCDYLSLQGFSLQDRGEDGRGKCSFDPAQSFTSVMVDGELYSGTAYNFLGSEPIISRSSPSQSLLRTEYSTSWLNEPSFVFADVIREGQDSPDGDDDKIYYFFTEVSVEYEFFGKLLIPRIARVCKGDLGGQRTLQKKWTSFLKAKLVCSMPELNFVFNVVHDVFILKAAHWRDTIIYGVFTSQWGNVGLSAVCAYNMSSVHEVFSKGKFMQKATVEQSHTKWVRFNGIPPSPRPGACISRLNRRQNISSSLQLPDKTLQFVKDHPLLEDPVLPIGNGPRLITKDVNYTQIAVERVQALDGNIYDVIFTGTDKGFLHKSLLLDGEVHTVEEIQLLKNAEPIKTLLLSSRGSRFLYAGSDSGVVQSPTAFCEKNPSCVDCVLARDPYCAWDPRSAACVNIFQQDADRRKLFQSLKGDAGICPTAARLAVSEYRQVLVKPGASVDLSCPVRSNLAQVLWKLDGRVLTEASRFLLLEENGLLIYSVTPEDAGRYECWSIESSAGKNFTRLVMGYTLRLELPENVPSVSASTITPEEGNDGDGSGLTPAHTDAPSLTTPPSVAFKPRSYIPPEVSNVPTRTETLDPSAKQIQDDISVALLLLFLLFFLLFLAALAYNCYKGYLPEPCLRVRSALLGSDKTPPQSKYATCEAGLTEKTDRNGAHPLRPLRDTGYETEPETGNGGVPSSSFEDTSDSPMFDVQSASQSIEYADGDATD from the exons ATGGCTCTGAGCGTGTTAGGTGTGTTTCTGGGATTGCTTCTGGAAGTTTCCACACATGGACCCTCCAGCGTTCCCAGAAGCTCATGGAAGCACGACG atgTGGATCTGCTGGAGTTCTGGGAGCCGGATGTGTTTAACTACACGACTCTCCTGCTGAGCGAGGAGCGCGGCGTGCTGTATGTCGGCGCTCGAGAGGCCGTCTACGAGCTCAACATGAGCAACGTGTCGGTCAAGAGCAACCAG CTTCCGTGGAAAGTTCCCGAGAGAGAGAAGGCGATGTGTATTTTAAAGGGGAAGTCTAAAGAG ACGGACTGTCGAAACTACATTCGAGTTTTGCAAGTGCTGGATGAAGACACGCTGTATGTGTGCGGGACTCACGCGTTTCAACCCCTCTGTGATTATCTG TCCCTGCAGGGCTTCAGTTTGCAGGATCGAGGAGAGGACGGTCGGGGGAAATGTTCCTTCGACCCGGCTCAGAGCTTCACCAGCGTGATGGTCG ACGGCGAGTTGTACTCGGGAACGGCGTATAACTTCCTGGGCAGCGAGCCGATCATCTCCAGATCTTCTCCGTCTCAGAGTCTGCTGCGCACGGAGTATTCAACGTCCTGGCTCAACG AGCCCAGTTTCGTCTTCGCCGATGTGATCCGAGAAGGACAGGACAGTCCGGACGGAGACGATGATAAGATCTACTACTTCTTCACCGAGGTGTCGGTGGAGTACGAGTTCTTCGGGAAGCTGCTGATTCCCAGAATCGCACGCGTTTGTAAG GGCGATCTGGGCGGTCAGCGCACGCTGCAGAAGAAGTGGACGTCCTTTCTGAAGGCCAAACTGGTCTGCTCCATGCCAGAGCTCAACTTTGTCTTCAATGTGGTTCACGACGTGTTTATTCTGAAAGCAGCGCACTGGAGAGACACCATCATCTACGGGGTCTTCACATCTCAGTg ggggaatGTCGGTCTGTCCGCCGTCTGTGCGTATAACATGAGCTCAGTGCACGAGGTTTTCTCCAAAGGGAAGTTCATGCAGAAGGCCACGGTGGAACAGTCCCACACCAAGTGGGTTCGGTTTAACGGCATCCCCCCGAGTCCCAGACCAGGAGCG TGCATCAGCCGTCTGAACCGCAGACAGAACATCAGCTCGTCGCTCCAGCTGCCCGACAAGACGCTTCAGTTCGTGAAGGACCATCCTCTGCTGGAGGACCCGGTTCTGCCCATCGGGAACGGCCCGCGCCTCATCACCAAAGACGTCAACTACACACAGATCGCCGTCGAGAGAGTTCAGGCGCTCGATGGAAACATCTATGACGTCATTTTCACCGGCACCG ACAAAGGTTTTCTTCATAAATCTCTGCTGTTGGACGGCGAGGTTCACACGGTGGAGGAAATCCAGCTGCTGAAGAACGCGGAGCCGATTAAAACCCTCCTGCTCTCCTCACGAGGG AGCCGGTTCCTGTACGCTGGATCGGACTCAGGAGTGGTTCAGTCTCCCACAGCGTTCTGTGAGAAGAACCCGTCCTGTGTGGACTGTGTTCTGGCGCGGGACCCTTACTGCGCCTGGGACCCGCGCTCGGCCGCCTGCGTTAATATTTTCCAGCAGGATGCCGACCGACG gAAGTTGTTTCAGAGTCTCAAAGGGGATGCTGGGATATGTCCTACAG CGGCTCGTCTGGCGGTGAGCGAGTATCGGCAGGTGTTGGTGAAGCCGGGTGCTTCTGTCGATCTGTCGTGTCCGGTGCGCTCAAACCTGGCTCAGGTGTTGTGGAAGCTGGACGGCCGTGTCCTGACCGAAGCCTCACGCTTCCTCCTGCTGGAGGAGAACGGGCTGCTGATCTACAGCGTGACGCCGGAGGACGCCGGCCGCTACGAGTGCTGGTCCATCGAATCATCCGCGGGAAAGAACTTCACCCGTCTGGTGATGGGATACACGCTTCGACTGGAGCTTCCCGAGAACGTGCCGTCCGTATCCGCGTCTACGATCACACCGGAGGAAGGTAATGATGGAGACGGCTCTGGACTAACGCCGGCTCACACGGACGCTCCCTCACTAACAACCCCTCCCAGCGTCGCCTTTAAACCCAGATCCTACATCCCTCCGGAGGTCAGCAACGTACCGACGCGCACCGAGACGCTCGACCCCTCGGCGAAACAGATTCAGGATGACATCAGCGTCGCTCTGCTGTTGCTCTTCCTGCTTTTCTTCCTGCTCTTCCTCGCCGCTTTGGCGTACAACTGTTACAAGGGGTACCTTCCAGAGCCATGTCTCCGTGTGCGGTCCGCGCTGCTCGGCTCCGACAAAACGCCGCCGCAGTCCAAGTACGCAACATGTGAGGCTGGGCTCACGGAAAAGACGGATCGGAACGGAGCGCATCCGCTGCGTCCTCTCAGAGACACCGGATACGAGACGGAGCCGGAAACAGGGAACGGTGGAGTCCCGTCCAGCAGCTTCGAGGACACCAGTGATAGTCCCATGTTCGACGTGCAGTCCGCGTCGCAGTCGATCGAATACGCAGACGGCGACGCGACGGACTGA